From the Cupriavidus necator N-1 genome, one window contains:
- a CDS encoding form I ribulose bisphosphate carboxylase large subunit has product MNAPESVQAKPRKRYDAGVMKYKEMGYWDGDYEPKDTDLLALFRITPQDGVDPVEAAAAVAGESSTATWTVVWTDRLTACDMYRAKAYRVDPVPNNPEQFFCYVAYDLSLFEEGSIANLTASIIGNVFSFKPIKAARLEDMRFPVAYVKTFAGPSTGIIVERERLDKFGRPLLGATTKPKLGLSGRNYGRVVYEGLKGGLDFMKDDENINSQPFMHWRDRFLFVMDAVNKASAATGEVKGSYLNVTAGTMEEMYRRAEFAKSLGSVIIMIDLIVGWTCIQSMSNWCRQNDVILHLHRAGHGTYTRQKNHGVSFRVIAKWLRLAGVDHMHTGTAVGKLEGDPLTVQGYYNVCRDAYTHTDLSRGLFFDQDWASLRKVMPVASGGIHAGQMHQLIHLFGDDVVLQFGGGTIGHPQGIQAGATANRVALEAMVLARNEGRDILNEGPEILRDAARWCGPLRAALDTWGDISFNYTPTDTSDFAPTASVA; this is encoded by the coding sequence ATGAACGCACCTGAATCGGTCCAAGCCAAGCCGCGCAAGCGCTACGACGCCGGCGTCATGAAGTACAAGGAAATGGGGTACTGGGACGGCGACTACGAGCCCAAGGATACCGACCTGCTGGCGCTGTTCCGCATCACGCCGCAGGACGGCGTGGATCCGGTCGAGGCCGCTGCCGCGGTGGCGGGCGAATCCTCCACCGCCACCTGGACGGTGGTGTGGACCGACCGCCTGACCGCCTGCGACATGTACCGCGCCAAGGCCTACCGGGTCGATCCGGTGCCCAACAACCCCGAGCAGTTCTTCTGCTACGTGGCCTATGACCTGTCGCTGTTCGAGGAAGGCTCGATCGCCAACCTGACCGCGTCGATCATCGGCAACGTCTTCAGCTTCAAGCCGATCAAGGCGGCGCGCCTGGAAGACATGCGCTTCCCGGTGGCCTATGTGAAGACCTTCGCCGGCCCGTCCACCGGCATCATCGTCGAGCGCGAGCGCCTGGACAAGTTCGGCCGCCCGCTGCTGGGCGCCACCACCAAGCCCAAGCTGGGCCTGTCGGGCCGCAACTACGGCCGCGTGGTGTATGAGGGCCTGAAGGGCGGGCTGGACTTCATGAAGGATGACGAGAACATCAACTCGCAGCCCTTCATGCACTGGCGCGACCGCTTCCTGTTCGTGATGGACGCGGTCAACAAGGCCTCGGCCGCCACCGGCGAGGTCAAAGGCAGCTATCTCAACGTGACCGCCGGCACCATGGAAGAGATGTACCGGCGTGCCGAGTTCGCCAAGTCGCTGGGCTCGGTCATCATCATGATCGACCTGATCGTCGGCTGGACCTGTATCCAGTCCATGAGCAACTGGTGCCGGCAGAACGACGTGATCCTGCACCTGCACCGGGCGGGCCATGGCACCTACACCCGGCAGAAGAACCACGGCGTGTCGTTCCGCGTGATTGCCAAATGGCTGCGCCTGGCAGGCGTCGACCACATGCACACCGGCACCGCGGTGGGCAAGCTGGAAGGCGACCCGCTGACCGTGCAGGGCTACTACAACGTTTGCCGTGATGCCTACACCCACACCGACCTGTCGCGCGGGCTGTTCTTCGACCAGGACTGGGCTTCGCTGCGCAAGGTGATGCCGGTGGCCTCCGGCGGCATCCATGCCGGCCAGATGCACCAGCTGATCCACCTCTTTGGCGACGATGTGGTGCTGCAGTTCGGCGGCGGCACCATCGGCCACCCGCAGGGCATCCAGGCCGGCGCCACCGCCAACCGCGTTGCGCTGGAAGCCATGGTGCTGGCGCGCAACGAAGGCCGCGACATCCTCAACGAAGGGCCGGAGATCCTGCGCGATGCCGCGCGCTGGTGCGGACCGCTGCGGGCTGCGCTCGATACCTGGGGCGACATCAGCTTCAACTACACGCCGACCGACACCTCGGACTTCGCGCCCACCGCGTCGGTGGCCTGA
- a CDS encoding LysR family transcriptional regulator, with the protein MSFLRALTLRQLQIFVTVARHASFVRAAEELHLTQPAVSMQVKQLESVVGMALFERVKGQLTLTEPGDRLLHHASRILGEVKDAEEGLQAVKDVEQGSITIGLISTSKYFAPKLLAGFTALHPGVDLRIAEGNRETLLRLLQDNAIDLALMGRPPRELDAVSEPIAAHPHVLVASPRHPLHDAKGFDLQELRHETFLLREPGSGTRTVAEYMFRDHLFTPAKVITLGSNETIKQAVMAGMGISLLSLHTLSLELRTGEIALLDVTGTPIERIWHVAHMSSKRLSPASESCRAYLLEHTAEFLGKEYGGLMPGRRVA; encoded by the coding sequence ATGTCCTTCCTGCGCGCCCTCACCCTTCGCCAGTTGCAGATCTTCGTCACCGTGGCCAGGCACGCCAGCTTCGTGCGCGCGGCCGAGGAACTGCACCTGACCCAGCCGGCGGTCTCGATGCAGGTCAAGCAGCTTGAATCCGTGGTCGGCATGGCGCTGTTCGAGCGGGTCAAGGGGCAGCTCACGCTGACCGAGCCCGGCGACCGCCTGCTGCACCATGCGTCCCGGATCCTCGGCGAGGTCAAGGACGCCGAGGAAGGCTTGCAGGCGGTCAAGGACGTCGAGCAGGGTTCGATCACGATCGGGCTGATCAGCACGTCGAAGTACTTCGCGCCCAAGCTGCTGGCCGGCTTTACCGCGCTGCACCCGGGCGTGGACTTGCGCATCGCCGAAGGCAACCGCGAGACGCTGCTGCGGCTATTGCAGGACAACGCCATCGACCTCGCACTGATGGGCCGCCCGCCGCGCGAACTGGATGCGGTGTCGGAACCCATCGCCGCGCACCCGCACGTGCTGGTGGCCTCGCCGCGGCACCCCCTGCACGACGCAAAGGGGTTCGACCTGCAGGAACTGCGTCACGAGACCTTCCTGCTGCGCGAACCGGGTTCCGGCACCCGTACCGTGGCCGAGTACATGTTCCGGGACCACCTGTTCACGCCGGCCAAGGTGATCACCCTGGGCAGCAACGAGACCATCAAGCAGGCCGTGATGGCCGGCATGGGCATCAGCCTGTTGTCGCTGCACACGCTATCGCTGGAGTTGCGCACCGGCGAGATCGCGCTGCTGGACGTGACCGGCACGCCGATCGAGCGCATCTGGCATGTCGCGCATATGTCCAGCAAGCGTTTGTCACCGGCCAGCGAGAGCTGCCGCGCCTATCTGCTGGAGCACACGGCGGAGTTCTTGGGGAAGGAGTATGGCGGGCTGATGCCGGGGCGGCGCGTGGCCTGA
- a CDS encoding DUF1484 family protein: MKKRTTSKHESVLAANPADCLESLEHISASLSCVLSLLEVESERSEACHGIHCLVVMIKLRLDQTAAEHFPSD; encoded by the coding sequence ATGAAAAAACGAACCACATCGAAACATGAAAGCGTGCTGGCCGCCAATCCAGCAGACTGCCTCGAATCGCTCGAGCACATCAGCGCCAGCCTTAGTTGCGTCCTGTCTCTGCTGGAAGTGGAAAGCGAGCGTTCCGAGGCATGCCACGGCATTCATTGCCTGGTGGTCATGATCAAGCTGCGGCTTGATCAGACTGCTGCGGAGCATTTCCCTTCGGACTGA
- a CDS encoding dicarboxylate/amino acid:cation symporter yields the protein MDKDDHPKPFYRSLYFQVITAIVIGVILGHFWPHAGEAMKPLGDGFIKLIKMIIAPIIFCTVVVGIAGMEDMKKVGKTGGLALLYFEVVSSIALLVGLLIINIVKPGAGMNVDVSTLDTKGIAAYTEPGKMQGTVDFLLHVIPNTVVDAFAKGEILQVLLFAVMFGFALHRFGGRGTLVFDFIEKFSHVLFTIVGYIMKVAPIGAFGAMAFTIGKYGVSSLLQLGQLMATFYATCLLFIFVVLGTIARLHGFSIWKFIKYIKEELLIVLGTSSSESVLPRMMAKLENLGARKSVVGLVIPTGYSFNLDGTSIYLTMAAVFIAQATNTDMTLMQQLTLLAVLLLTSKGAAGVTGSGFIVLAATLSAVGHVPVAGLALILGIDRFMSEARALTNLIGNGVATVVVAKWTGDLDVERMHRRLDDESDIEADEPEVVLDQVATHMPAADTTVTQ from the coding sequence ATGGACAAAGACGATCACCCGAAGCCGTTCTACAGATCCCTCTACTTCCAGGTCATCACCGCCATTGTCATCGGCGTCATCCTCGGCCATTTCTGGCCGCATGCCGGCGAGGCGATGAAGCCGTTGGGTGATGGCTTCATCAAGCTGATCAAGATGATCATCGCGCCGATCATCTTCTGCACGGTCGTGGTGGGCATCGCCGGCATGGAGGACATGAAGAAGGTTGGCAAGACCGGCGGGCTGGCGCTGCTGTACTTTGAGGTCGTGAGCAGCATTGCGCTGTTGGTTGGCCTGTTGATCATCAACATCGTCAAGCCCGGCGCCGGCATGAACGTCGACGTATCCACCCTCGACACGAAGGGCATCGCCGCCTATACCGAGCCCGGCAAGATGCAAGGCACGGTCGATTTCCTGCTGCACGTGATCCCGAACACGGTGGTGGATGCCTTTGCCAAGGGTGAGATCCTCCAGGTGCTGCTGTTCGCGGTGATGTTCGGTTTCGCGCTGCACAGGTTCGGCGGCCGCGGCACGTTGGTGTTCGACTTTATCGAGAAGTTCTCGCACGTGCTGTTCACCATCGTCGGCTACATCATGAAGGTCGCGCCGATTGGCGCCTTCGGCGCCATGGCCTTCACCATCGGCAAGTACGGCGTGAGCTCGCTGCTGCAGCTTGGCCAGCTGATGGCGACCTTCTACGCCACCTGCCTGCTTTTCATCTTCGTCGTGCTGGGCACCATCGCGCGGCTGCATGGCTTCTCGATCTGGAAGTTCATCAAGTACATCAAGGAGGAACTGCTGATCGTGCTGGGCACGTCGTCGTCGGAATCCGTGTTGCCGCGGATGATGGCCAAGCTGGAGAACCTGGGCGCCCGCAAGTCCGTCGTCGGACTGGTGATCCCGACTGGCTACTCCTTCAATCTGGATGGCACCTCCATCTACCTGACCATGGCGGCGGTGTTCATCGCCCAGGCGACCAACACCGACATGACCCTGATGCAGCAACTCACCCTGCTCGCCGTGCTGCTACTGACCTCCAAGGGCGCTGCCGGTGTCACCGGGAGTGGCTTCATCGTGCTGGCGGCCACGCTTTCGGCGGTGGGGCATGTTCCTGTGGCGGGGCTGGCCCTGATCCTCGGCATTGACCGCTTCATGTCGGAGGCTCGCGCCCTGACCAACCTGATCGGCAACGGCGTGGCCACAGTGGTGGTGGCAAAATGGACCGGCGACCTCGATGTCGAGCGGATGCACCGCAGGCTTGATGACGAGTCGGACATTGAGGCCGACGAGCCGGAAGTGGTGCTCGACCAGGTCGCGACCCATATGCCGGCCGCCGACACCACGGTAACCCAGTGA
- a CDS encoding septal ring lytic transglycosylase RlpA family protein: MLQSGEASWYSATLQGHLTANGERYDGGALTAAHRTLPLGSYVRVRSLATGKSVVVRINDRGPYVKGRIIDLSYAAAAALGLPDARSMHVQIER, translated from the coding sequence ATGTTGCAATCCGGCGAGGCGTCATGGTATTCGGCAACGCTCCAGGGGCATCTGACCGCAAACGGAGAACGCTACGATGGCGGCGCCTTGACTGCCGCCCATCGAACGTTACCGCTCGGCAGCTATGTGCGCGTCAGATCGTTGGCTACCGGAAAGTCGGTTGTCGTTCGCATCAACGATCGCGGACCATACGTCAAAGGCCGGATTATCGATCTCTCTTACGCTGCGGCGGCGGCCTTGGGTTTGCCAGACGCGCGGTCGATGCACGTGCAGATTGAACGTTGA